In Aureibaculum algae, the following are encoded in one genomic region:
- the tamL gene encoding translocation and assembly module lipoprotein TamL, whose product MLNYFAKIIVFIILTVVIISCTATKRVPQDKYLLSKNTIVVDDKKISNPDVISYLRQTPNTKILGIPISLHIYNFAKPNYEIKFQEWLDKNPNKERKLVNVFSQKQVKAMENAYNGINVWFLKNGNAPVISDSTKIRKSVSSLTKYYQSKGYFDAEVSFKQIKKDNKKITVDYLVTKNNPYFIDSITTDISSPVLDSLYKMYRGKSLVKVGDQIDYTKFEKEEDRLIEIFRNSGVYYFGKNNMEYWIDTLGLSPYRTSVTLEINDRVIEKNDSVYTEPFKIRKVSKVNVYTDFSFVDKNKPILDSVSYKGYNFKSTNKLAYNPKYLANAIIIQKDSIYRDTEQQLTRAYLRDLQNFKPSLDIKYEENEDGSLTSNIYLTPQKKFSFGIDNEYITSNIKPFGILGKVSWSNRNVFRGAEVLEVSFQGSFLNVAAEIADSDRFFNAYEIGSSATLKFPRILFPINTKGIIPKRMTPKTNVELSIALQRNIGLDRQNITGGLNYTWKSSKTTDHKFELLNMQYIKNLRTDKYFTIYKSEAYKLDDIAEVIVPDETYTTVGGENLYDSDGDLNSSNYLEYLLDADEGFSVSNPTEYENAEDVEERRSILTEDVLVPVMSYTYNYSNRDGFTDNSFSGFTAKLVSSGNITSMFVNKSSASNKKELFGLEIAQYIKTEVEYKKYWGINSKATLVHRTFIGAAFPMGSSESIPFSRSYRAGGSNDIRAWNTFKLGPGSETNGLEFNVGSLKLTSNLEYRFQVVNNIYSALFIDAGNIWDITNSSITDSKAKFNGLSSLKDIAVGSGFGIRYDFSFLVFRLDAGFKTYEPYLGSSNKWFKNYNFGNAVYNIGINYPF is encoded by the coding sequence TTGCTTAACTATTTTGCTAAAATAATAGTATTTATAATATTAACTGTTGTAATTATTTCTTGTACTGCAACCAAAAGGGTTCCTCAGGATAAATATCTGTTATCAAAAAACACAATTGTGGTAGATGATAAAAAAATTAGCAACCCTGATGTTATTAGTTACCTCAGACAAACTCCTAATACAAAGATACTCGGAATTCCTATTTCTCTGCATATTTATAATTTTGCAAAACCAAATTATGAAATAAAGTTTCAAGAGTGGTTAGATAAAAACCCAAATAAAGAACGAAAATTAGTCAATGTCTTTTCTCAAAAACAAGTAAAGGCAATGGAAAACGCGTATAATGGAATTAATGTTTGGTTTTTAAAAAACGGCAATGCACCTGTAATTTCTGACAGCACAAAAATTAGAAAATCGGTAAGTTCTTTGACTAAGTATTATCAAAGTAAAGGCTATTTTGATGCTGAAGTCAGTTTTAAACAAATAAAGAAAGACAATAAGAAAATTACTGTTGATTATTTGGTTACTAAAAATAACCCTTATTTTATTGATAGTATAACAACCGATATTAGCTCGCCCGTTCTTGATTCGTTATATAAAATGTATAGAGGCAAGTCATTAGTTAAGGTTGGAGATCAGATAGATTATACCAAGTTTGAAAAAGAGGAAGACCGTCTAATTGAAATATTTAGAAATTCTGGTGTTTATTATTTTGGAAAAAACAACATGGAGTATTGGATAGATACGTTGGGGTTATCACCTTACAGAACTAGTGTTACTTTAGAGATAAATGACAGGGTTATCGAAAAAAATGATAGTGTATATACAGAGCCTTTTAAGATTAGAAAAGTAAGTAAGGTAAATGTTTATACTGATTTTTCTTTTGTTGATAAAAATAAACCGATTCTAGATTCAGTATCTTATAAGGGGTATAATTTTAAGTCAACCAATAAATTAGCATACAACCCTAAATATTTGGCAAACGCCATTATTATCCAAAAGGATAGTATTTATAGAGATACAGAACAGCAATTAACAAGAGCCTATTTAAGAGATTTACAGAATTTTAAACCTTCATTAGATATTAAATATGAAGAGAATGAAGACGGTTCGCTTACATCAAATATATATTTAACACCACAAAAGAAATTCTCTTTTGGAATTGATAATGAGTATATTACCTCTAATATTAAACCATTTGGTATATTGGGTAAGGTGTCTTGGTCAAATAGAAATGTATTTAGAGGAGCAGAAGTATTAGAGGTGTCATTTCAAGGTTCTTTTTTAAATGTAGCTGCTGAAATTGCAGATAGTGATCGTTTTTTCAATGCTTATGAAATTGGTTCAAGTGCAACGTTAAAGTTTCCAAGAATACTATTTCCAATAAATACTAAAGGTATCATTCCAAAAAGAATGACACCCAAAACCAATGTTGAATTAAGTATTGCTCTTCAACGGAATATAGGTTTAGATAGACAAAACATTACTGGGGGTTTAAATTATACTTGGAAAAGTTCTAAGACTACTGACCATAAGTTTGAACTGCTAAACATGCAGTATATTAAAAATTTAAGAACTGATAAATATTTTACTATTTATAAATCTGAAGCTTATAAGTTAGATGATATTGCTGAAGTTATAGTTCCTGATGAAACCTATACTACTGTTGGTGGAGAAAATTTATATGATTCTGATGGCGATTTAAACTCTTCAAATTATTTGGAATATTTACTTGATGCTGATGAAGGATTTTCCGTTTCAAACCCTACCGAATATGAAAATGCAGAAGATGTAGAAGAACGTAGAAGTATTTTAACTGAAGATGTACTGGTTCCTGTAATGTCTTACACTTATAATTATAGCAATAGGGACGGTTTTACTGATAATAGCTTTTCAGGTTTTACTGCTAAGCTAGTGTCATCAGGTAATATTACATCAATGTTTGTAAATAAATCTTCTGCGAGTAATAAAAAAGAACTTTTTGGTTTAGAAATAGCACAGTATATAAAAACCGAAGTTGAATATAAAAAATATTGGGGCATTAATTCAAAAGCAACGTTAGTTCATAGAACATTTATAGGAGCTGCTTTTCCTATGGGTAGTTCTGAATCCATACCATTTAGTAGAAGTTATAGAGCGGGTGGGTCTAATGATATAAGAGCTTGGAATACTTTTAAATTAGGGCCAGGTTCTGAAACCAATGGGTTAGAATTTAATGTGGGTAGTTTAAAATTAACCTCAAATTTAGAATATCGTTTTCAGGTTGTTAACAACATTTATAGTGCACTTTTTATTGATGCCGGTAATATTTGGGATATAACCAACTCATCTATAACTGATAGCAAAGCAAAGTTTAATGGACTTTCGTCTCTAAAAGATATTGCTGTGGGTTCTGGGTTTGGTATCAGATACGACTTTAGTTTTTTAGTGTTTCGGTTAGATGCAGGATTTAAAACTTATGAACCATACCTTGGTTCTTCTAACAAATGGTTCAAGAATTATAACTTTGGTAATGCCGTATATAACATTGGTATTAATTACCCATTTTAA
- a CDS encoding TrmH family RNA methyltransferase, whose product MLSKNEHKLITSLQQKKYRIQHQLFVAEGVKVVNEFLNSNLQLHKLFCTEDYSHSISKYEPEIITDKELLKLSKLSTPNKVIAIFKIPLANAIKTEGLTVALDAVNDPGNLGTIIRLCDWFGVSQLICSTDTVDCYNSKVVQATMGSLTRLSIVYTDLNTFLNNANSPIYGAVMDGKMVYDTELDKNGILVMGNESQGISTEIEHLLSQKITIPKFSKNNTPESLNVATATAILLNEFRR is encoded by the coding sequence ATGTTAAGCAAAAATGAACATAAGTTAATAACGAGTTTACAACAAAAAAAATACCGAATTCAACACCAATTGTTTGTTGCTGAGGGCGTAAAGGTTGTAAACGAATTTTTAAACTCTAATCTTCAACTCCATAAGTTATTTTGTACTGAAGATTATTCTCATTCCATATCAAAATATGAGCCAGAAATAATTACAGACAAAGAATTATTAAAATTAAGTAAATTATCTACACCAAATAAGGTTATTGCTATTTTTAAAATTCCTTTGGCAAATGCTATAAAGACAGAAGGTTTAACTGTTGCGTTAGACGCAGTTAATGATCCGGGAAATTTAGGAACTATCATTCGCTTATGCGACTGGTTTGGCGTATCTCAACTAATATGCTCTACAGACACTGTTGACTGTTACAATAGCAAAGTGGTACAAGCTACCATGGGCTCATTAACCAGACTGTCAATTGTTTACACTGATTTAAACACATTTTTAAACAATGCAAATAGCCCCATTTATGGTGCCGTAATGGATGGAAAAATGGTATACGATACTGAATTAGATAAAAATGGAATTTTAGTAATGGGTAATGAATCGCAAGGAATTTCAACCGAAATTGAACATTTATTGAGTCAAAAAATAACAATTCCAAAGTTTAGTAAAAACAACACTCCAGAAAGTTTAAATGTAGCAACTGCAACTGCTATATTATTAAATGAATTTAGACGGTAA
- the porT gene encoding type IX secretion/gliding motility protein PorT/SprT, translated as MNRSFLCIVSVLIFIGNSFAQKDKVINLPSKDKKKIHYGYYLGINKKGFKVSYELANSFVDVEEKYGFNIGLVLGYNISDNLNVRLEPGLSSNSKVLTFSNPTIPDTEKDRVRKVPATYFRIPLLLQFRTDRLDNMRAFVIGGVSYDYNFSSNQKNSDDNFEGEFRMKTNNFMYEVGLGVDFYLPHFKFSPSIRGIFAMNNELVRDNNPASPWTLPIDYYGTRGIFLNLTFE; from the coding sequence ATGAATAGATCATTTTTATGTATAGTTAGTGTACTAATTTTTATTGGCAATTCATTTGCTCAAAAAGATAAAGTAATAAACCTTCCCAGTAAGGATAAGAAAAAAATCCATTACGGATATTATTTAGGCATCAATAAAAAAGGCTTTAAGGTTAGTTATGAACTTGCAAATTCCTTTGTAGACGTTGAAGAAAAGTATGGTTTTAATATTGGTCTGGTATTAGGCTATAATATTAGTGATAATTTAAATGTTAGACTTGAGCCGGGGCTTTCGAGTAACTCTAAAGTGTTGACGTTTTCTAACCCAACCATACCCGATACAGAAAAAGATAGGGTAAGAAAAGTGCCAGCTACTTATTTTAGAATTCCTCTTTTACTTCAATTTAGAACAGATCGTTTAGATAATATGCGTGCTTTTGTAATTGGAGGGGTGTCTTATGATTATAATTTTTCTAGTAATCAGAAAAATTCAGATGATAATTTTGAAGGTGAGTTTAGAATGAAAACCAATAACTTTATGTACGAGGTTGGTTTAGGGGTAGATTTCTATTTACCACATTTTAAATTTTCACCGTCTATTAGGGGTATTTTTGCAATGAATAATGAATTAGTTCGAGATAATAATCCTGCTAGTCCTTGGACTTTACCTATTGACTATTATGGGACAAGAGGGATTTTCTTAAACTTGACTTTTGAATAA
- the ubiE gene encoding bifunctional demethylmenaquinone methyltransferase/2-methoxy-6-polyprenyl-1,4-benzoquinol methylase UbiE, translating into MTNRVTPYKDSELSKKEQVAEMFDNVSGNYDFINRIMTFGIDIKWRKRVVQIVGQKNPKTILDIATGTGDFAIMLSKLKPEKIVGLDISKGMLDVGIKKVKEKNLDGLIEMIIGDSENLPFDDNSFDAITVGFGVRNFENLDKGLQEIHRVLKPDGIFVVLETSQPEKFPVKQLFNFYSKYIIPTIGKLGSKDKRAYTYLPESAAVFPYGKNFNNILEKNGFNNATNKPLTFGSASIYTATK; encoded by the coding sequence ATGACTAATAGAGTTACGCCATATAAAGATTCTGAATTAAGTAAAAAAGAACAAGTTGCAGAAATGTTTGACAATGTTTCTGGTAATTACGACTTCATAAACAGAATTATGACATTTGGTATTGATATAAAATGGCGTAAAAGAGTAGTGCAAATTGTAGGTCAGAAAAACCCAAAAACCATACTTGATATTGCTACTGGAACTGGTGATTTTGCTATAATGTTATCAAAATTAAAGCCAGAGAAAATTGTCGGTTTAGATATTTCAAAGGGGATGTTAGATGTTGGAATCAAAAAAGTAAAAGAGAAAAATCTTGACGGATTAATTGAAATGATTATCGGAGATTCTGAAAACTTACCTTTTGATGATAATAGTTTTGATGCGATTACCGTTGGTTTTGGTGTTCGAAATTTTGAAAATTTAGATAAAGGTTTACAAGAAATTCATCGCGTTTTAAAACCTGACGGAATTTTTGTGGTATTAGAAACTTCACAACCTGAAAAATTTCCTGTAAAACAGCTATTTAATTTTTATTCCAAGTATATTATCCCAACCATAGGTAAATTAGGGTCTAAGGATAAAAGAGCGTACACATATTTGCCGGAATCTGCTGCAGTTTTTCCGTATGGAAAAAATTTCAACAATATTTTAGAGAAAAATGGGTTTAATAATGCAACTAACAAACCCCTAACTTTTGGATCTGCCTCCATTTATACCGCAACGAAATAA
- the queA gene encoding tRNA preQ1(34) S-adenosylmethionine ribosyltransferase-isomerase QueA produces MKLSHFKFELPEELLASYPAEQRDEARLMVLDRKTQTIEHKLFKDLVNYFDEGDVMVFNNTKVFPARLYGNKEKTGARIEVFLLRELNAESRLWDVLVDPARKIRIGNKLFFGDNDDLVAEVIDNTTSRGRTLRFLFDGSYEAFRKKLQELGETPLPKYIERDVEPLDDERYQTIYAKHEGAVAAPTAGLHFSRHLLKRLEIKGIDLAEVTLHVGLGTFNPVEVEDLSKHKMDSEEIDIPENAAKVINNAIDTKKRVVAIGTTVMRTLESSVSADHHLKPYNGWTNKFIFPPYEFSIADAMVTNFHTPKSTLMMMAAAFAGHDFLKEAYALAIKEKYNFYSYGDAMLII; encoded by the coding sequence ATGAAATTATCACATTTTAAATTTGAACTTCCAGAAGAGTTATTAGCTAGCTATCCTGCAGAGCAAAGAGATGAAGCAAGATTAATGGTCTTAGACAGAAAAACACAAACAATAGAGCATAAATTATTTAAAGACCTTGTAAACTATTTTGATGAAGGAGACGTAATGGTTTTCAATAACACAAAGGTTTTTCCAGCAAGATTGTATGGTAACAAAGAAAAAACTGGAGCTAGAATTGAAGTTTTTTTATTACGAGAATTAAATGCAGAAAGCCGATTGTGGGATGTCTTAGTTGATCCGGCAAGAAAAATAAGAATAGGAAACAAATTGTTTTTTGGAGACAATGACGATTTAGTAGCAGAGGTTATTGACAACACCACTTCTAGAGGTAGAACATTACGTTTCTTATTTGATGGATCTTACGAAGCATTTAGAAAAAAACTGCAAGAATTAGGAGAAACTCCATTACCAAAATATATTGAAAGAGATGTTGAGCCTTTGGATGATGAGAGATATCAAACAATATATGCAAAACATGAAGGAGCAGTAGCTGCACCAACTGCAGGTCTTCACTTTTCTAGACACCTTTTAAAAAGGCTAGAAATTAAAGGTATTGACTTAGCCGAAGTTACCTTACATGTTGGTTTAGGTACTTTTAACCCTGTTGAAGTAGAAGACTTATCAAAACATAAAATGGATTCTGAGGAAATTGATATTCCTGAAAATGCAGCGAAAGTTATTAATAACGCTATTGACACTAAAAAAAGAGTTGTAGCTATTGGTACAACAGTAATGAGAACTTTAGAGAGCTCGGTTTCTGCCGACCATCATTTAAAACCATATAACGGATGGACTAATAAGTTTATTTTTCCTCCTTATGAGTTTAGTATTGCAGATGCAATGGTTACTAATTTTCATACACCAAAGTCTACTTTAATGATGATGGCTGCAGCTTTTGCTGGACATGATTTTCTAAAAGAAGCCTACGCATTAGCGATTAAAGAAAAATATAATTTTTATTCTTATGGTGATGCCATGTTAATAATATAA
- a CDS encoding T9SS type A sorting domain-containing protein: MQKILLSLLLCISALVSAQVTNEGEPVSWSLTNTKTASKLITLPKLDLNQLRTEDLKSDKIKTKPYRIGVSNEVNYGLKSDGIWTDLPNGDRIWQIAFASPEALHLSVNFNSFYLPEGSTIYLYNKDRSDLIGAITSSANNNKNELGTWFVKGDHLFVEYYEPEEVKGQGKLNIGSVIHGYRLADEVQTGYENKSILKINSSGDCNLDVNCDIGSDFEAYKDEIKKSVAFLNMGDGYICSGSLINNAAQDKKPYFLSAEHCLERETDETAANPALFSMRFNWISPNPVCAAITNSTETTDEFTMMGSTLRAQFADSDMLLLELNNPIPTDWDVTFAGWDRTDINPTFEVGIHHPEGDIMKISRDDTGAIKATSDGKDLWLIGGLNDGIGTGDGWELGVTEGGSSGSPLFNQNGHIIGQLYGGNAVCTGTSDNDDFDLYGRLAISWDGGSTAATRLKDWLDPQSNNATTLNSFSNTLAVIDDDFSNNITLYPNPSSGIFKVKIHELTGDLTYEVYNLLGQTLVMNTPITNNTINLNNFSNNIYFIRITETETNNTLVKKVVLSK, translated from the coding sequence ATGCAAAAAATTCTACTTTCACTATTATTATGTATATCTGCACTAGTATCAGCCCAGGTTACCAATGAAGGCGAACCTGTTAGCTGGAGTTTGACGAATACAAAAACAGCTTCTAAATTGATAACGCTACCAAAATTAGATCTAAATCAACTTAGAACCGAAGACCTTAAAAGCGATAAAATAAAAACAAAACCATACAGAATCGGCGTTTCTAATGAAGTTAATTACGGATTAAAAAGTGACGGCATTTGGACAGATTTACCGAACGGAGATCGTATTTGGCAAATTGCATTTGCCTCACCTGAAGCATTGCATTTGAGTGTTAACTTTAATAGTTTTTATTTGCCAGAAGGCAGTACTATTTATTTATACAACAAAGATAGATCAGACCTAATCGGTGCTATAACTTCTAGTGCAAATAATAATAAAAACGAACTTGGTACTTGGTTTGTAAAGGGAGATCATCTATTCGTAGAATATTACGAACCTGAAGAAGTAAAAGGACAAGGTAAATTAAATATTGGCTCAGTAATACATGGTTATAGGTTGGCTGACGAGGTTCAAACCGGTTATGAAAATAAATCAATCTTAAAAATTAACAGTTCTGGAGACTGTAATCTTGATGTTAATTGTGATATTGGATCTGATTTTGAAGCTTATAAAGACGAAATAAAAAAATCAGTCGCATTTTTAAATATGGGCGATGGCTATATTTGCTCAGGTAGTTTAATAAACAATGCAGCTCAAGATAAAAAACCTTACTTTTTGTCAGCGGAACATTGCTTAGAAAGAGAGACCGATGAGACCGCAGCAAATCCTGCATTATTTTCAATGCGTTTTAATTGGATAAGCCCTAATCCCGTTTGTGCAGCTATTACCAATAGTACAGAAACTACAGATGAATTTACTATGATGGGCTCAACATTACGTGCACAATTTGCTGATTCTGATATGCTTTTATTAGAATTAAATAATCCTATTCCAACAGATTGGGATGTTACTTTTGCAGGATGGGATAGAACTGACATTAATCCTACTTTTGAAGTTGGCATTCATCATCCTGAAGGTGATATTATGAAAATATCTAGAGATGATACTGGTGCTATAAAAGCAACTTCTGATGGAAAAGACCTATGGTTAATTGGTGGCTTAAATGATGGAATTGGTACTGGCGATGGTTGGGAGCTAGGAGTAACCGAAGGTGGCTCTTCAGGTTCTCCTCTATTTAATCAAAACGGACATATTATTGGGCAATTATATGGTGGTAATGCAGTTTGCACGGGCACTTCCGATAATGATGATTTTGATTTATATGGACGCTTAGCTATTTCCTGGGATGGTGGTTCTACGGCAGCAACACGATTAAAAGATTGGCTAGACCCCCAATCAAATAACGCAACTACACTAAACAGCTTTTCAAATACATTAGCAGTAATAGATGATGATTTTAGTAATAATATTACATTATATCCAAATCCGTCAAGCGGAATTTTCAAAGTAAAGATTCACGAATTAACAGGTGATCTGACTTATGAAGTTTATAATTTATTAGGTCAAACCTTGGTTATGAATACACCTATTACAAATAATACAATAAACTTGAATAACTTTTCTAATAACATCTATTTTATCAGAATAACAGAAACAGAAACCAATAACACCTTAGTTAAAAAGGTTGTTTTAAGTAAATAA
- the rlmN gene encoding 23S rRNA (adenine(2503)-C(2))-methyltransferase RlmN, with protein MKKKQDIRALTKEQLRNFFTENNDKAFRGNQVYEWLWHKASHSFDDMTNLSKETRTMLQDNFVINHIEVDQMQRSNDGTIKNAIKLHDNMIVESVLIPTDTRTTACVSSQVGCSLDCNFCATARLKRMRNLNPDEIYDQVVAIDKQSRLYHKHKLSNIVFMGMGEPLLNYKNVLASIEKITSDEGLGMSPKRITLSTVGIPKMIKKLADDEVKFNLAVSLHSGIDEVRSKMMPINEKSNLAELLESLQYWYAKTNQKITFEYVIWKGINDTQIDANALVDYCKKVPSKVNLIEYNAIDDGEFQQASVAATDMYVRTLEANRIVVNVRRSRGKDIDAACGQLANKS; from the coding sequence ATGAAGAAAAAACAAGACATAAGAGCCCTAACCAAAGAACAACTTCGAAACTTCTTTACCGAAAATAACGACAAAGCTTTTCGAGGTAATCAGGTATACGAATGGTTATGGCATAAAGCATCGCACTCTTTTGATGATATGACCAATTTATCAAAAGAAACAAGAACGATGTTACAGGATAATTTTGTTATCAATCATATTGAAGTTGATCAGATGCAACGTTCTAATGATGGCACCATAAAAAATGCCATTAAGTTGCATGATAATATGATTGTAGAATCTGTTTTAATACCTACTGACACCAGAACTACAGCTTGTGTTTCTAGTCAAGTAGGTTGCAGTTTAGATTGTAATTTTTGTGCTACAGCTCGTTTAAAACGTATGCGGAACCTTAACCCCGATGAAATATACGATCAAGTAGTTGCTATTGACAAACAAAGTAGATTATACCACAAACATAAATTATCAAACATTGTATTTATGGGTATGGGTGAACCCCTTTTAAACTATAAAAATGTATTAGCTTCAATAGAAAAAATTACATCTGATGAAGGCTTAGGTATGTCGCCCAAAAGAATTACCCTATCTACTGTTGGAATACCAAAAATGATTAAAAAATTAGCAGATGATGAAGTGAAATTTAATTTGGCTGTTTCTTTACATTCTGGCATAGACGAAGTTCGTTCTAAAATGATGCCGATAAACGAAAAAAGTAACTTAGCGGAGTTATTAGAGTCATTACAATATTGGTATGCAAAAACGAATCAAAAAATTACTTTTGAATATGTAATTTGGAAAGGTATAAATGATACTCAAATAGATGCTAACGCCTTGGTAGATTACTGCAAGAAAGTGCCTTCTAAGGTAAATTTAATAGAATATAACGCTATTGATGATGGAGAGTTTCAACAAGCCTCTGTTGCTGCTACTGACATGTATGTCAGAACTTTAGAAGCTAACCGAATTGTAGTTAACGTACGTCGAAGTCGTGGTAAGGATATTGATGCTGCCTGTGGGCAACTGGCCAATAAAAGTTAA